In Choloepus didactylus isolate mChoDid1 chromosome 6, mChoDid1.pri, whole genome shotgun sequence, one DNA window encodes the following:
- the TIMM10 gene encoding mitochondrial import inner membrane translocase subunit Tim10 isoform X1, producing the protein MCRDPGASVPRVIRTGKPEGEPLHGARTEMDPLRAQQLAAELEVEMMADMYNRMTSACHRKCVPPHYKEAELSKGESVCLDRCVSKYLDIHERMGKKLTELSMQDEELMKRVQQSPGPV; encoded by the exons ATGTGCCGGGACCCAGGCGCCTCTGTCCCGCGCGTGATTAG GACAGGGAAGCCAGAAGGAGAGCCCCTCCACGGTGCCCGGACTGAGATGGATCCGCTCAGGGCCCAGCAGCTGGCGGCGGAGCTGGAGGTGGAGATGATGGCTGATATGTACAACAG AATGACCAGTGCCTGCCACCGGAAGTGTGTGCCTCCCCACTACAAGGAAGCAGAACTGTCCAAGGGCGAGTCTGTGTGCCTGGACCGGTGTGTCTCCAAGTACCTGGACATCCATGAGCGGATGGGCAAAAAGTTGACAGAGTTGTCTATGCAGGACGAAGAGCTGATGAAGAGGGTGCAGCAGAGCCCTGGGCCTGTGTGA
- the TIMM10 gene encoding mitochondrial import inner membrane translocase subunit Tim10 isoform X2 yields MDPLRAQQLAAELEVEMMADMYNRMTSACHRKCVPPHYKEAELSKGESVCLDRCVSKYLDIHERMGKKLTELSMQDEELMKRVQQSPGPV; encoded by the exons ATGGATCCGCTCAGGGCCCAGCAGCTGGCGGCGGAGCTGGAGGTGGAGATGATGGCTGATATGTACAACAG AATGACCAGTGCCTGCCACCGGAAGTGTGTGCCTCCCCACTACAAGGAAGCAGAACTGTCCAAGGGCGAGTCTGTGTGCCTGGACCGGTGTGTCTCCAAGTACCTGGACATCCATGAGCGGATGGGCAAAAAGTTGACAGAGTTGTCTATGCAGGACGAAGAGCTGATGAAGAGGGTGCAGCAGAGCCCTGGGCCTGTGTGA